One window of the Eschrichtius robustus isolate mEscRob2 chromosome X, mEscRob2.pri, whole genome shotgun sequence genome contains the following:
- the RPS4X gene encoding small ribosomal subunit protein eS4, X isoform, giving the protein MARGPKKHLKRVAAPKHWMLDKLTGVFAPRPSTGPHKLRECLPLIIFLRNRLKYALTGDEVKKICMQRFIKIDSKVRTDITYPAGFMDVISIDKTGENFRLIYDTKGRFAVHRITPEEAKYKLCKVRKIFVGTKGIPHLVTHDARTIRYPDPLIKVNDTIQIDLETGKITDFIKFDTGNLCMVTGGANLGRIGVITNRERHPGSFDVVHVKDANGNSFATRLSNIFVIGKGNKPWISLPRGKGIRLTIAEERDKRLAAKQSSG; this is encoded by the exons ATG GCTCGTGGTCCCAAGAAGCACCTGAAGCGTGTAGCAGCTCCAAAGCATTGGATGCTGGATAAACTGACTGGTGTGTTT GCTCCTCGTCCATCTACCGGTCCCCACAAGCTGAGGGAATGCCTCCCTCTAATTATTTTCCTAAGGAACAGACTTAAATATGCCCTAACAGGAGATGAAGTAAAGAAGATCTGCATGCAACGTTTCATTAAGATTGATAGCAAGGTCCGCACTGATATAACTTACCCTGCTGGTTTTATGG ATGTCATCAGCATTGACAAGACTGGAGAGAATTTTCGTCTGATCTATGACACCAAGGGTCGCTTTGCTGTTCATCGTATTACACCTGAGGAGGCCAAG TATAAGTTATGCAAAGTGAGAAAGATCTTTGTGGGGACAAAAGGAATCCCTCATCTGGTGACCCATGATGCTCGCACCATCCGCTACCCTGATCCCCTCATCAAGGTGAATGACACCATTCAGATTGATTTGGAGACTGGCAAGATTACTGATTTCATCAAATTTGACACTG GTAACCTGTGCATGGTGACTGGAGGTGCTAACCTGGGAAGAATTGGTGTGATCACTAACCGGGAGAGACATCCTGGTTCTTTTGATGTAGTTCATGTGAAAGATGCCAACGGCAATAGCTTTGCCACCCGGCTCTCCAACATTTTCGTTATTGGCAAA GGCAACAAACCATGGATCTCTCTTCCTCGTGGAAAGGGTATCCGCCTTACCATTGCTGAGGAGAGAGACAAGAGACTGGCAGCCAAACAGAGCAGTGGATAA